CAACCGCGGGGTCGGCGCCTGGGGCGACATCCTCGGTGACACCACTGTGGCCGCCGCCATGCTCGACCGACTCCTACACCGGTCTGTGGTCATCAACCTCGACGGCGAGTCCTACCGGCTACGCGACCACCACGCCGCCGCAGACACCCTGCGCCGAGCCACCACCGGCACCCGCCAACCACTACACTGACCGCACCTCACAGGTGGGGAATTTCGGCGAGCACACCTGAGGACGTTCGACGAGCGCGATCAGGGTCGGGGAGGCGACGTCGCGCTGGCGCCGAGTGCCCGCGAATCTGCGCCAGTTATTCGGTGAGGTCTTGGGTTGGGGGTCGTAAGCAGCCGTTGGTGAAGGCGGGAAGCACTTCGGTGAAGGCGGGCAGCAGCCGTTGCCGCCGCCGACTACCGCCCGCTGCGGGGAGCACCCCTGTTCCCGCGAATGGTCGACGAACGCGGCAGTAACCACCGTTCCGGGAGTCTTTCTGGATCCCGTTGACGAATGCCGGCGGGGGATGGCCGGCCGAGCGGCCTATCGGTGAGACAGCGCCCGGCGCACCACCCCGAGGCGTCGGGCCATCTTTGGCCCGAGCATCGCCGCGAACACGATGATGGCAAGCAACGGCCGTAGATGCGGCCGGAGTTGCCGGATCCGCCCGACCCCGTCGAGTTCAAACACCATCGCATCCGTAAACCGAATGCCGGCGATCTTGCCCTCGCTCACCGCGACCCGCACCGTGCCATCGCCCAGTGCATCGGTCCATTTCAGCTCGTGCAGGCTTCCGTATATCGCCGCCAACAAAACCCGCAGATCGTCTCGCCCTCGGAACACCATTCGGCCGGATAACGGCGACACCAGTTCGGCGTCGGGAGCCAAGGTCGCGACCATCCCGTCTACGTCACATGCCTCCGACGCAATGCAGAATGCCGCCACCGAGTTAGTCGGCTCAAGTGAACCCATGGTTACCCTCCAGCGATTGCTGGCTCTCAGCCTAGCCGACGGCACACCGGGCCGTCTGCGGTGACGTCGGCGGTTGTTGGAGCCGAGCGAATCGAATTACGATCTACGTCTTGGACGGCCCCGCACTACCGTCGAACTACGGCGCCCCAACGGATAACTTTCTGTGCCAGTGGCTGATTCACTCGACTTAGCTCGAAGAAACGAAAGGCGAGGTCAGTCGCGCGACGTGAAACACGTTGAGATACTTCTGGTTTGGTGATCCATCAGATGAAAGCGGCGACGTTTACCGGTAAGCTTGC
Above is a window of Mycolicibacterium baixiangningiae DNA encoding:
- a CDS encoding nuclear transport factor 2-like protein; the encoded protein is MVATLAPDAELVSPLSGRMVFRGRDDLRVLLAAIYGSLHELKWTDALGDGTVRVAVSEGKIAGIRFTDAMVFELDGVGRIRQLRPHLRPLLAIIVFAAMLGPKMARRLGVVRRALSHR